A region of the Chroicocephalus ridibundus chromosome 1, bChrRid1.1, whole genome shotgun sequence genome:
TTTTAGAGAAGAAACTCTGCCTTCTGTCCACCAGCCACAGAGCTGCCACATCTGAATCTGTGTTATTCTGGGGGCTGGTTTTAAAAAGATTGCAGTAATTCTCTCATCCTGCCGCAGCAGCGTTTTCTTAAGACAAGTCTAAGCCTGGGGGATACACACCACACAGCTAAAACCACTGTGAAAGTTTCAAGTGGCTGGGGAATACGCACCACACAGCTAAAACCACTGTGAAAGTTTTAAGTGGCTAAGAGGAGAGGAAATTGTTCTGCAAACTTACGGGGGATCTAGCTCTGTAAAAACAACGAGATTTCTATCTCTCCAGTTTGCTTCGGGGTAACTGATACACCAGCTTTAAAAGCTGTTGcagacagttttctttttccttctgcttgtacGGTCATAGTCAGCATTCAGGTTTTGTCTGGCTGGTTGATTTTgtgcaaaactggagaaaatggGGAAGTTCTCAAAGGGAACCATTAAGAGAAGAGAGGCTTagtcacagctttttttttttttttttttttttccagtggctgtGTCCTTTGTTAGCACCTATTTAGCTCCAGCTCATAATGAGCACGGGGAAGAAGGGATGCTTACACCAGGTCTCATGTTAGAGATCTGACAGCTGGGAATATGGTCTGGCAAACCCGGGGCAACACCCCAGGAACAGTTCTTCAGAGGGGCACAGGGTCATTACTTGATGAATCCTTTACTGACAGACCATGTTCTACTACAGAATTGACTCACATTATCTTTATCCCTTGATCCCCACTTCTGTCTTCTCTCTCGGCATTGCTACTCTCTCTTACCTTGAAGGTCGTGAGCTTTTTTAGCCTGCGCTATGATACGGCCCCCACCTGGATGGTCCTGGCTGTGCTCTGGTGCTCCATGGTGCAGaccctgctgctcccctccttcATCTGGTCCTGCGAGCGCTACCGAGCAGATCTCCGCACCGTGTGGGAGCAGTGTGTGGCTATCATGTCTGAGGAAGATGGAGATGATGGTAAGCTCCTCACCACCCCACAGTCACCTTTCTTCACTAACCCCCTCCCCAAAAGACTACAGAGGAAAGAGGGGTCTGCCTTGGGAAAAGGACCTGATGGCACTAGGAGTGGTGTTGTGGGTGGCTAGGTGGGATTCGTGTTATAGCTTGGAGTCAGCAACCATGAGAAAATTTATTCTGGAGAAGGCTCTGCCGCTCACTTGCTGCCTTAGGACTCACTGGCATCCAGGAAAAATTAGTGCAACATCCTTCACAGTAGACACAAGAGTAGAGACGATGCGTACAGCTGCCAAACCACAACAAAAGTGACATGCTGGGCCTCAGCCCAACTCGCTGATCCAAAGGTCCAAGTTCTGGCAGTGAGCAATTCAAAAGTGAGACTGAAGAAACAGGGCAGTCTCTGGGTGCTTCAGTGCTGCTGCAAGCAGAAAGACGAGGTCCTTGTTCAGAGGTGAGCCCTGAGGGCTGCAAGTAGGGCGGCAGAAGTCAGACAAGCATTAGGATGGCGTCCAGGTGCCCTGATAATGCTCCTCTTATAGCTGAAGAGTGTTGACTGCCGTTCTCCTCTTTGCCAACAGATGGTGTGTGCGATGATTATGGCGATGGCAGGATCTGCAAAGTGAGATTTGATGCAAACGGTGCTGCAGCTGTGAAGCGGGACTCCCGGGACATCAAGCTGCTACCCATGCACCACATGTTGTTGCCCCAGGACAAGGTGCACTACCTGCAGGTGAGCCGAGAGCTAGCAGGGGCAGCCTCACAACCCACTTCCTTCTCTGTCAGTTTCTCACGCCTTCATGTCCTCTTGACTCTCTCCCCTGAGAAAGCCTCCGCTACCCCCCTCCTGTTCTGTCTCTTCAAGTCTTCCATCACCTGCCTCCTTCTCTGTTTTCCAGGTCCCTATCTCCCGGAGAATGTCACATGATGAAACTAACATCTTCTCCGCCCACCGTTCCGCTCCATCCTTCCTACACAAGTGGTCTTCATCTGATGACATCCGCATTTCCACCCCCCGCAAGCCTGGAGGCCCTGGCTTCTTGCCTCCTCAGCTGCATGACTACCAGCACCGCCGGCGGCCCCCAGAAGATGAGCTGACGACCCTACGGCAGTTCTTGGAAGGGGGGCTGATGCCCCGGGGCTCCAGCTCCAGCGCCTGCTTCTTCCGAGATGAGATCACTACGTTCATTGACGAGACGCCTCAAcccaccccagcctgcagcccatGGCATTCCCGTCTCCCACTCGCATCACGCCGCGATCGCCGCCTCTCCCttggcagcagagaggaggagaacGCCGACCGGCCACGGCGCTGCTCCTTGGCTGGCAACGAAGCCTGGCATCTGCAGGACGGAGAGCAGGCGCCGCGTGAAAGGACCCTTGAGGCCTGCGAGGCACAGACCTTCCAGGATCCCAAACTATGAGAGACAGCATCAAACATTCAGTGCCATCacgatttttaaataaaacttcaagTGTTCCCTTTGTCCCGGGACCCGATCACTAATTTGCATTCTCATCTTTCTCGCCAGCAGGCAGGAAACATGGCACCCCAcgctggtgggggaaaaaagaagtgggACAGACCCGCAGAAGGGAGCATGACGGACAGACGGACAGCCTGTGCCTGCTCTCAGGTTACAAACACACCCACCGCTGCCACCGCCACTTGGCACCCTCGCCCGTCCTGTCCCTTTGTGAACTCCACCCTCGCATCCGTGCTGCCCTAAGACACGAGGCAGGCGCAGAATGGTATTAAAATTCTATATTTGGAGTGTCAATCGtgtgtctgtttttaaaataatatattagtaataattttgtttccataGAAACAAAATGACTGGCCCAATGTTTAATGAAGCTTCTCAGGCTTCTGGAAGGGAAATGTGTAATGTGCGAGGCTCCTTTCCTCCCTCGCCATCTCTTTCTTGTCAGTGCATCTGGAGGGCAGCAGATGCTCAGCAGCCCAGGGAAGGGAACGAAGCCCGTAGAGTTGTCGTGATGGGAGACTGGGTGAGAAGTTTTCCTGTCCATTTCAGGGAAAACTTGGGCTGCCTACAGCTAGGCAGGAGCGGCCTCTGTGCTTTCTAATATTGCTCAGCAAAAGGTATTGCTTTGAGGCAGCCCACACCATCAAAGCTGGGAGTGGTGAGATCTGGAGCAGGCTCCTGCCCAATGCAAAATTCTTGGAAGGGAGGTGCAGGGGGAGTGTGTGGGAGATGGGCCTCCTCCAGGCCAGTTCTGGTTGTAGTTCCAGCCATGGGCAAGGGTTTGGCTGCATCGGAGAGGATGTGTGAGACAGGCAACCCTTCACCTCCAAAGCACTCCTCCATGTGATGGGACTTGCTCTATGAACCGTAAAAGCGTGCCTTGTCCCTGGCATGGATTCTGGTAGATTAACCGTAACTTCTTACGAGATGTCTCGTTGGAGGGGTCTATGTGACCCGTACCAAAGGGTGGGATGACACTGGGGGatgaatcctagaatggtttgggttggaaaggaccttaaagatcatctagttccccccaccctgccgtgggcagggacacctcccactagaccaggctgctcaaagccccatccagcctggccttgaacacctccagggatggggcatccacagcttctctgggcaacctaagAACCACCTCAGACAACGAGGTGCCGGGGCGCTGCTGGCCCACGCGGGACCGCGCTGCTCCAGGCGCCCACGAAGGGGCGGCAGGTCTCGGCTGGCTCCCAGGGAGAgacgggggcgcgggggggggcggccgaaCGGGACCttgcccccggcagccccccggtTCCCGAACCGGACGCTCAGCTGCCCGCCCGCTCGCTCGCCCGCCCaccggcggcccggcccggccccctgGGTGGACCTACCCACCCCGgaccccctctcctcctcctcctgctcctcgtCCTGCCCGGCGGTTTGGCCATGGCCTCCCTCTGCTGCccgttcttcctcctcctcctcgccgcctcTACCGCCGCCACGTCGCCGGGCCGGCTGGTCCCCTACGACCTGCTGTACGCCGACGGGGTGCGGGCCTACTTCGCCCGGGACTGGGGGCGGGCGGCCGAGCTGCTGCAACGCGCCCTCCACAGCTacgcggggctgcgggaggcccGCCGCGCCTGCCGCGCCTCCTGCCGCCGGGAAGCGGCTTTCCtcggcgggccggcggcggcggaggggcctTGGGAGGCCGCCCTCTTCGGCGGGGTTCTGCAGCGGGCCGActgcctgcagcactgcctgGGGAGCCGGCTGGGCGCCGCGCCCTCCGCCCACCGGGCCAGCCGAGCCATCCGCCGGGACTTCGAACAGAGGGAGCCTTACAACTACCTGCAGGTGGCCTTCTTCCAGGTGGGGACCGCAGCCCGGGGGTGGGCTATCGGCAGGGGAATGGGAGTcgctccccccgtgtccccggcccGTCCCCCCCCGTGAGGGTCTCTGTCTGCAGAGGGGGGCCACCGCCCGGCTGAGAGGGCTCGCCGGCCCGGCAGAGGGGCACAGGCGCCGTGTGGGTGACTCCAGGGAGCGGCCGGAGgagaggggtgggtgggtgggtgaagaGGAGGGGGCCCGGCGGAGCGTGACGGGCACGGCTGCCTTCTCTCCACAGCTGAAGAAGCTGGATCAGGCCGTGTCCGCCGCTCACACCTTCTTCGTGGCTAACCCCCAGCACCTGCAAATGCGGGAGGACATCGAGAAGTACCGGCGTATGTCAGGGGTGAAGTCGGACAACTTTCGGGACCTGGAGGCCACGCCGCACTGGGTGAGGGTTCCGTGCAGAGCCAGGCGTCGGCAGCTCTTATCCCATCCTAGGGACCGGTCTGGGACCCTAATCTGTTCTCACAAAAGGGCCATGGCTTGAGACAGGGCCCCCAtacatagaatggtttaggctggaagggaccttaaagatcacccagttccagcccccctgccatgggcagggacacctcccactagaccaggctgcccaaagccccatccagcctggccttgaacacctccagggatggggcatccacagcttctctgggcaacctgctccagcgtctcaccaccctcaccataaTAAATCTCTTCTTtatctccaatctaaatctaccctctttcagtttaaaactgttgccccttgtcctgttactacaGGCCTTGGTCAAAAGTCTCACCCAATCTTCTTTATAAGCCCCTTTTATATTTCTTGTCAAGTCTTTCTTGTAACTTTTATGTTTGAAAGGGTGCAAGAAGGTCTCCCTGAAGGCATCTCTTCAGGGTGAAGACAAACCGTTGCAAGTGTGACACAGAGACTTTCTGGTGACAGTTATGGCAGGCTGCGGGGCCTTTGAGAAGAGTATTTGGTTTAAGTCCAGAAGATTTGCTGTCACTGCCTGGTGGGCTGTGCATGATCAGGCAGGCCCCTAGATGTCACCACTACCCTGTGAGCGACTCGAAGTCTCAGGGCGTCCTTTGGTGTCACCCACACTGATGAGGGACCTGGATCTGTCCTTCGCAGGAAGCATACGAGGCTGGGGTGCAGCACTACGATGCAGATGAGTACCTGCAGGCTGTGGCAAGGCTGGAGGAGTCACTCACAGAGGCGCTGTCAGCACTGGAAGAGTGTCGTGCCCTGTGTGAAGGGCCTTGGGAGGatgaggacgaggaggaggaggaggacatgcAACCTGGCCTGTATGAAGCCGTTGCAGGTAGCGTTAGAGGCACAGAGGTTTGGGTAGGAAGGCCGTGCTCCCCACACTGGACATGCCCCATTTCCCAGAGCTCCCGTCTGGAAGAAGTGTGAGCTACTGCCTTTCTTGCTCCTCTTTCTTGCAGCCCATTATATTCAGGTTTTAAAGTGCAGACAGCAGTGCGTCCTTGAAATTGCCACAAAGCCAGGGCGGATTTCTGCCACGGAAGATTTCATACCCTCTCATCTTGATTTACTGCAGTTTGCCTATGATCAAGGTAAGTAGAGCCACAACCCAGTGGGTTATGCTGTGGCACTCCTAAACTTGCCCTTTGCCTCTGGACCTGCAGGGCAGCATGTCATGGGGAGAACTGGCACACCGACCTGAGCTCTACCTTTCTCTCCCCAGTTCTgccccccagctcttcccagaacCTCTCTTCTCTTGCTCAAGCCTGTGTCCGCCGTGGGAGAGGTCCCTTGTGGTCCACTTCAGTCTCCTTGTGCAGCTTCTGTAATGTGTGGCTGTTCCCATGTCTTTCCTCCAGCACTCTCCGTTTCAAGTCCTTGCTCCAACCATCTGCTGTGTATTTTATACCCTCCTTTTCAGTACGTGGCTCCAGACCAGGCCCCCACTTCCTATCTAGAGCATGCGTGTGCATCTCATCTCAACAGGGGTTGACTCTTTCTgactcagccctgcctgccctcgctAAACTGATGGCCTGTCATGAAACTGGTCGTCCTGTCAGTCACCTGCACAGGTCCCCTCAGCTCTTCTCTTGGATACCTTTGCTCCTTCCCACACTGACCTGACTCTCTCGTCTCCTCTGTCAGACCATTGGTAAAACTTGTATCTCCAAGAAGCCTCCAGACCCCTCGTCATGTCTATtggctgagggaggtgggaccctctttcttccaaataaatgcttatttttttctctgtctcctctgAACGAGCTCCCAATAAATATTGAAAGTTGGCCCATTCTTTACTGGGCTCGTTCCCTGTATTCTCTGCCCATCGTTGGGTGGAGCCCAACTAGGCAGGGATTGATGCGTACTCGGTGTAAAGCCTCCTGCTGCCGGATCCCGACCAGGGAGTTGGGTGCTGCTGGCCTATACACGTTTGCTGCTAATGTCAAGTCTTTCAGAGACATATCTTTGTTCTGTTCTGTCCCTGCCCAAGTTGGGAACCAGGCACTGGCTGCTGAATGTGCTGCTTCCTACTTACTCTTCTATCCCACGGATGAGCCAATGTTGGAGAAAATGGAACAGTATCGCACAGAactgggagaggacacagctgtcACAGCCAGAGAGGTAGTTACAACCCCAGGTCTGTACTTCTTGGCCCTCCCCTGTCCCATTCGATGGGATCACAGTCTGGGAGACAAAAAGGGAAACGTGTTTCACTGCAGATGTGTGCCAGGCCCTGGACTGAAGAAACTGGAGCCTGAGTTTACGTATAGTCTGTACCAGGCAGGGTCCCTTCAGGACAGAACTGGGCTTTCGGTGTGCACAGCAGTGTGTTGGGGCAGGTTTCTGCCCTGGGTAGGGATAGTCTTGTCTTTTGTGGGGCGATTGTTTGACAGCCTCTTTGCTTCCTTAGAGTATTCAACATTATGTGCAGAGATCTTTGATGGAGAAGAAGTTGATTTATTATGCAGTGGAGCATCTAGGAGGAACTTTTAATGACCCTGTAAGTAATGGTATCATCTTAATCTTCCTGCCCGGATTTCACCAAGACAGTTGCCACAATTCACTTCAGTAGCACATGATCCAGAAAGGATCAGATGCTGATGAgaaggacccccaagtccttatGAGGTGGATCTTTAAGGCCTTTCTGCTACTCCAGGACTGAAGTTAGTTTCACATTGGTGCTGTAACCATATGCGTTAGCCCAATCTGGCTGTCGTCAGAAGCCAGCCAGAACAGTTGGTCTGATATTTACTGGAGAAGCAGGACAAGGGGGTGGCTGTTTAACGTGATCCCATGTGGGAGGAGTTTTTTGTGTACCGAACTGTGTGCATTTATTCCTCCAGGATCTTTGGACTCCAGATGAGCTGATTCCTGAAAGCCTAAAGGAGAAACACAGGTAAGGTTGGACAAGTCAACTAGGACTGAAATACAAGTGTTGGAAGTAGGGGATGGGGTTGGACTGGCAGGGGTGGTACAAGGAACAGTAATACCTACTGAGGAATGGGCAAAAGAGGAATGCGAAGGGTGTGAAATGCTACCACAGAGGAGGGTTAGGCATAGCTCTGTGTACTGACAGCCCTggtctctgttttttcccttgctcCCGAGAGAGGATCAGGAGAAGCAAAAGCAGGAGACTCTGGATGTGGAAGAGAGTGAGAAGAGGGGTGAGTAAAAGAGCTTGAAGAATGACTTGGATGCAGTCAGACAGGCTCAGTGCTGTCTCTTCTTCCATCCTCAGACATTTGACTGCTAGCATAGATGCAGACTGACTTGAATGGCTCGGCAAGTCTTctcactgtttcttttctccctctttgatGCATGTGTAATCTTGCAAAAATCTCACTGCGTACGTCTCTGGCATGGGAACTCAAAGAGCACTGTGGCTGGAGAAACTGAGAGCAGTGGTGCCTGAATACGTGACAAGCCTGTGGATATGCAGATCCCTGTTCAGTGTGGCAGGAGTGTCTACACCAAACCTGGTTCAACTCCACCAGCCCAACTTCAAACGACATTTTTCTGAAGGGGACAAGGAGAGATGGGGGGAAGTGGCAACTGGAAGACTATTTGGCTTGGGCAAGTCTTTCCCTGAAAAACACAAGTCCAAATGGTTTGTGGCTGAATGCTATAGACTGCAGTGCAAAGTCCTGTGTTCTTCCTGGTTCTCTATTCTTATGTGTGGACACACAGCCTCTTGCAGGGCTCTGTCCCGGAGTCTTTGCTTGAAGTGACCCCAAGTGATTCTCTGCTGTGACACATGGGAGAGCAGATCAGTCTGAGGGCCTGAGTGCCTTGGCATTCCTGACCATCCAGAGGTCAGagggggggtgaaaaaaaggCCAGAGATCAAAAGATCAAATCGCCAACTAGTACCCATTGCTTCTCTTTGGggatgaaaaaaatagaaagattcACTGGAGATAATTCTGGGATAAGATGTGTGATTGAAAGGAGGGTTGATGGAGGTGTTTACCTGCTTCTTTTCTCCAGAGCCTCACCCCAGTAGGCTGGACCTGTTCTGCTGCTGCGATCCACAActttccccagctccctgctgctctcccagcaagCCCCAAGTTTCTGCTGGCTCCTGAAGCACTCGCTGAAGGCCAGCTTCCCCAGCTGGTGCTCTGGTTCCCCTGAAGCATGTGAGGGGTGCAAGTGGCCCGGGTCTGCAAGGAATGGGCACTTCTGGGGAACTGTCCTGTCTTCTCAGAGAATGTATAGTGTCTCTCCACTTCCTTATCCAGGCTGGGGGTTGGTGTCTGAGGGCTTCTTGTCCAAAGCTTGCTCATGCCTATCTGTACTTGCTTCTCGACAGGTCCTTTGCCTTTTGAGGGTATCGCTGTCACGATGGATTCCCAACAGATGAATGGAACCCAGAGGGTTGTGTTCGACAGGGTGCTGACGGAGTCTGAGTGTAAGGACCTTCTCCGGTTGACAAAGGTGAGGCCTGGGTCTTGTAGGACCTCCTGTACTTTCCTCCTCAGCAGGCAGGGCTGTAGTGTTTCCATGGAGAAGAGATGGCAGCCTAATGTGTGTCATCTGTATCCTTCTattccaggcagcaggagaagcaggagatGGCTACCGGGCAAGACGGTCGCCTCATACCCCACATGAGAGATTTGAAGGGTTGACTGTTTTGAAGGCCATGCAGGTAAGTGGTTCTGTGAGTCTGCCACGTCGTTGGTTGTCCAGAAAGAGTGTTTGTCACctgagcatttttctttgtggatTGCGCTCTGGATGGGGTCATGGGTGTGCTATCTTCCTCACAAGCACATGTGCAGTCTCCCCTGACCCTCTTCCTCCACGATCATGTTTAGGCACAGTGTACCTGGAGGGCTTGTCAACTGCTTTCTCTCCTGTAAGACAGGGTTTCAGGATTGCTACTTGTCCCTGTACGTCAGTCTTAACAGACATGCTTAGCTTAGAATTGGAGAATAAATTAAGGTGGAAGGAGCCTCTGGAGATCTCTAGTCCAACTCTCTGCACGCAGCATGACTAATACCAAAGCTAGGTGAAATCCCTCAAGGCTTTGCACAGGCAAGTCCTGAacatctccaagggtggagattccccagcctctctgggcacctgtttCAGTGCTGTACTACTCTCAGGAggattaaatttttctttatatcaaGCCAAAATTTCGTTTGCTGCAGCttttgcctgttgcctcttgtcttttcaGTGTGTCCCTCCATCTTCTCTATAACCCCATTGTAGGTGGGAGGAGACTGTAGTTAGACCCTCCTTTGGCCTTCCCTTCTCTAGGCTGAAGAAACCCAGGCCTCGCAGCCTCTTTTTCTAAGTCATGTGCTCTCAACGCCCCTGCCATCTTAAGACCCTTCACTGAAGACTTGCTCCAGTTTGCTACTGTCTCTTGTGTACTGGGGCACACAAAATGATGCTGCATTCCAGATGTGGCTTCATGTGCTGAGTAGAAGGAGAGAATTGCTGTGCTATACTTGTATTTACATGAGAAAACGTGTTCTTTTCTTACATGTGCGACCACAGGACTTTTCACAGGTCTCTTCTTCTGTGCTGTGTACGTGTATCATTTCTGAGAGTGTCTTTGTACGTAAGTATTCTAACAGGTCTGTTTTTCACTTGTAGCTGGCCCAGAATGGGGACGTGGACTGGAGAGATGCCAAATTGCTTCTGCAGGCCAGTGAGAAATCTCGGAGAATCATAGAGTCCTATTTTGCTCCTGGAAAGAAACTCCATTTCTCATTCACACATCTTGTGTGCCGCACGGCTGTAGACGGTAAAGGATCTTTCACCCTGTTAGTCCTGTCTCCTGGAGAGTCTCCTCAGTCCCAGCCATATGCTTTCAGGAGATTCTCTTCCCTTTACTCTCACTGTGcccctttctctctgccttattCTTTCTTGAATCTGAAAATGCCCGTATTCTTTTCTGTAACGTCCCTTTTCAGAGGAACAGGAAGGTCGCATGGATCTCAGTCATCCTGTCCATGCTGATAATTGTCTTTTGGATCCTGAGGGGCAAGAGTGCTGGAGAGAACCGCCTGCCTACGTGTACAGGGACTACAGGTAAGAGAAGAAGGGGGCCTGCGTTAGATCGTGTGGAGATCAGAACATCTCCCCGGCCCATCGGAGGATGAGCTCAGCTTATAGAAACCAGGTGGTGGGTTACTGGCTCAAAGCCAGCCAGGACTGTAGCATCAGGCAGAAGGCTGCATCAGCGGCTTCAGAATGAGGTGTGAAACACCTTCCCTAGGCTTGGAAGAATAtctgccacttctccctccttaCAGCCAGCATTAACGGAGAGCAGAAGGAGGCAGGGAGGCTGCACAGACTAGAACCATGATATCAAATTGTTGTCTCGTGGGTCTACCGCTGTACTACAGTCCACTGCCAGCCCTTGTGACAGTCTGTTTCTTCTAATCTTTCCATCTTTCTGTGAAAGTTCCATCTTTCACAGTCTTCCCGTGCATTACAGGAGAGGGAGAGCCAAGCTCCTTGGATTTCCTTTGAGCAGTCAGTGTACTTTGGTGACTGTTCTCTCCATTCATCTCTCAAGATTCACTGCCAATACTTTGTGTTGGCATTCCATGTGAGAGTTTTCCCATTCCACGTGAGAGTGTTTTTCCAGCCTGTGGCAGGTTTTGTTACTCTTTTGTGAAAGAAcctgaaatatgttttaaagatgGTGGCAATTGTTGCACACTGCAGCCAAATGAGGTCAGTTCACTACAGTTGATTCCTCCTATTTACCATCCTATCCCTGGGCATCCGGAAAtcttatttgccttttatttgagTGGTAGTTGTGCCCAGAGCAGAAATCTTCTCTAAGCAGCCTGTGGTAAGGATGTGGGACTTAGAGGGAACTTCAGTATCGTTGAGTCCATTTCCCTTCTGACATAGATGTTGATTTGGTATAATCAGATTGTAAAGTTACCAGGCTCTGTCATGTAACTCGTTAGATCTCTGTCCCTCCTGTCACCTCACTCCTCCCTAGGTAGTGGGCTTCTCTGACTTCTGCTTGGATGTATGTTAAAATATCTTCCTGGGATCTATGCCATTGAATTATTTCCAGGAGTATTCCTGTCCTCTTGTAGAGTGAATTGTGATTGACCAGCCAACTCACAAGGGCTGAGCTCTTCCAGTGTCCTTTTGAAAGAGGTCCCTGCGCTCCAAACTTCCTGGATCTCTTCTGCGTATTTGTGCTATGGTCATTAATGAAACTATTGAACAGGCTTGCGGCCAGGGGTCCAA
Encoded here:
- the GPR162 gene encoding probable G-protein coupled receptor 162; the encoded protein is MGDSESESTLHNNSLWWLACGMLALLANSWIILSITAKQQKHKPLELLLCFLAGTHILMAAVPLTTYAVVQLRRESSDYDWNESICKVFVSTYYTLALATCFTVASLSYHRMWMVRWPVNYRLSNAKKQALHAVMGIWMVSFILSTLPSIGWHNNGERYYARGCQFIVSKIGLGFGVCFSLLLLGGIVMGLVCVGITFYQTLWAHRRLRQCRHQRAEEASSCSSSAHTTFNVPAIVVEDVRGKRRSSLDGSESAKTSLQMTNLISAIVFLYDTLTGVPILVVSFFSLRYDTAPTWMVLAVLWCSMVQTLLLPSFIWSCERYRADLRTVWEQCVAIMSEEDGDDDGVCDDYGDGRICKVRFDANGAAAVKRDSRDIKLLPMHHMLLPQDKVHYLQVPISRRMSHDETNIFSAHRSAPSFLHKWSSSDDIRISTPRKPGGPGFLPPQLHDYQHRRRPPEDELTTLRQFLEGGLMPRGSSSSACFFRDEITTFIDETPQPTPACSPWHSRLPLASRRDRRLSLGSREEENADRPRRCSLAGNEAWHLQDGEQAPRERTLEACEAQTFQDPKL
- the P3H3 gene encoding prolyl 3-hydroxylase 3, with the translated sequence MASLCCPFFLLLLAASTAATSPGRLVPYDLLYADGVRAYFARDWGRAAELLQRALHSYAGLREARRACRASCRREAAFLGGPAAAEGPWEAALFGGVLQRADCLQHCLGSRLGAAPSAHRASRAIRRDFEQREPYNYLQVAFFQLKKLDQAVSAAHTFFVANPQHLQMREDIEKYRRMSGVKSDNFRDLEATPHWEAYEAGVQHYDADEYLQAVARLEESLTEALSALEECRALCEGPWEDEDEEEEEDMQPGLYEAVAAHYIQVLKCRQQCVLEIATKPGRISATEDFIPSHLDLLQFAYDQVGNQALAAECAASYLLFYPTDEPMLEKMEQYRTELGEDTAVTARESIQHYVQRSLMEKKLIYYAVEHLGGTFNDPDLWTPDELIPESLKEKHREDQEKQKQETLDVEESEKRGPLPFEGIAVTMDSQQMNGTQRVVFDRVLTESECKDLLRLTKAAGEAGDGYRARRSPHTPHERFEGLTVLKAMQLAQNGDVDWRDAKLLLQASEKSRRIIESYFAPGKKLHFSFTHLVCRTAVDEEQEGRMDLSHPVHADNCLLDPEGQECWREPPAYVYRDYSGILYLNDDFQGGGLFFTEMDAVTVTAEVHPKCGRLVAFSSGKENPHGVWAVSRGRRCAIALWYTHSQEHAEQERVKAEELMEQRAVEQDQPDGEERQADHSGRSSSESPVSSGGARPTSRRHKPGSDRMQQPKELRARDEF